TTGTAGACGATACAATCGTTGCTATCGACCACGATCGGCTCGCCGGTCAAAACGTTGCCATCGGCGTCGCTCTCGCGGGTCCGTGCGAGAGCGTCCCATGCGCCGACGTCATCCCAATCGAAATTCGCCGGCACCACGGCCACGTTCGCGGCACGCTCCATCAAGCCGTAATCGATCGAGATATCCTCAAGCGCGCCAAAGACAGTCGCTAGGTCGCCACGCCCTGCGAGCGCATCCACCATCGGGCCACGTTGGGCAGCGAGGTCGGGCAGGTGCTGGGCAAAGCCGTCCTGCAGGCTGGCGACGGTCCAGAAGAACATGCCGCTATTCCAGAGATGCCTGCCGGAGGCGGCATAGCCTTGTGCTGTTTCGAGGTCGGGCTTTTCCCGAAACCGCGCCACCGGCAGGCTGGGTGCTGCCTCGGCCAGGTCACTTTCAACTTCGATATAACCATATCCGGTCTCGGGGCGGGTCGGGGCTACGCCGATTGTGACCAACGAGCCGTCGGTCTCGGCGGCGGTCATGGCGGCATCGACCGTCGCGCGGAAGGCATCCTCGTCGCCGATCAAATGGTCGGCGGTCAGCACGGCCATCGACAGATCGTGGATGTCGCCATGCTCCTTTTCGAGAAATGCGGCGGCGAGTGCGAGGCATGCGGCGGTATTTCTTTTTGCCGGTTCCGCCAGAACATTCTGCGCGGGCAGGCCGGGGATGGCTTCCCGAATCGGGCCGGCGAGAATCTCGCTGGTGGCGACCACGACGTTCTCGCGCGGGATCAGTGGCGCGATCCGCTCGATGGCTTCCTCGAGCATGGTGAGATCCGGGTCGGTCAGGCGCAGCAATTGTTTGGGGCGGGCGCGTCGGCTCGCTGGCCAGAAGCGCTCACCGGATCCACCGGCCATGATTACCGCAAAACGTTTCATCGGAATTCCTCTCGCATTTACTCGACCCGGAAGCCCTCGTAGTTGTTGGCGACGACCGACTCGCACTTCTCGACATAGCCGGGGAAGCCGAGGTAGGGCATAAAGACGCGCGGCTTGCCGGGAATATTGGCCCCGAGATACCACGAGTTGCAGCCGCCGAGAATGGTCAGGCCGGCAACCTCGTTGACGTGGTTGACCCAGGCGTCCTCGGCGTCCAGCTCGGGCTCGATTCGAGAGGCCCCGTGCGCTCGCAGATGCTCGATGCCGGCGGCAATAAAGTCCACATGTTGCTCGATCGACGGCAGCATATTGGTCAGCACGGATGGGCTGCCCGGGCCGGTGATGGTAAACAGGTTCGGGAAGCCTTCGGTCTGCAGCCCCAGATAGGCGCGTGGCCCGGCGCGCCATTTCTCGCGCAACTCCCGACCTTCGCGCCCGCGAATATCCATGCGTAGAATGGCACCGGTCATCGCATCAAAGCCGGTAGCCAGAATGAGGACATCAATCGCGTGAACGGTATCGCCGACGCAGACCCCGTCGGGAGTGATCGCATCGATCGGAGTCTTGCTCACGTCGACCAGCGAGACATTGTCGCGGTTGAACATCTCGTAGTAGCCGGTATCGACGCACAGCCTTTTGCAGCCGATGGCGTAGTCAGGTTCGAGCAGGGCGGCCGTTGCGGGGTCCTCGACGGTCGCGCGGATCTTGTCGCGCACGTAGGACGCGGCCACCTCGTTGGCTTCGGGGAAAAGCAATAGATCGTTGAAGGCACCGAGCAGGCCGAGGCCTCCCCGCGCCCAGCGTTGGTCGAGGACCTCCTGGCGCTCGGCATCGTCCACCTGGAGCGCTCCGGTCTCGACGTTCGGCGGGACTCGCGATCCGAAGCCTGAGCCCATCAATTTGTTGGCGGCGCGGAAACGCGGGTAGTCACGCTTGATCTCGTCAACCACGACCGGGTCCAA
This is a stretch of genomic DNA from Candidatus Binatia bacterium. It encodes these proteins:
- a CDS encoding sugar phosphate nucleotidyltransferase — translated: MKRFAVIMAGGSGERFWPASRRARPKQLLRLTDPDLTMLEEAIERIAPLIPRENVVVATSEILAGPIREAIPGLPAQNVLAEPAKRNTAACLALAAAFLEKEHGDIHDLSMAVLTADHLIGDEDAFRATVDAAMTAAETDGSLVTIGVAPTRPETGYGYIEVESDLAEAAPSLPVARFREKPDLETAQGYAASGRHLWNSGMFFWTVASLQDGFAQHLPDLAAQRGPMVDALAGRGDLATVFGALEDISIDYGLMERAANVAVVPANFDWDDVGAWDALARTRESDADGNVLTGEPIVVDSNDCIVYNAAGADGQAVAVIGVEGLIVATTPDGVLVVPKDRAQDVKKAVTALRDAKRDKFI
- a CDS encoding NAD(P)/FAD-dependent oxidoreductase, which codes for MADEKTDALVVGSGFAGLYMLHRLRGMGLQARVIEAGGDVGGTWYWNRYPGARCDVESMEYSYQFSEELQQEWVWTERYATQPEILRYINHVADRFDLRRDITFDTRVESALFDEKANRWQVETSAGPVSAQFLILATGCLSASNDPDFPGLADFSGQVLHTGRWPHEPVDFSGKRVGIIGSGSSSIQSSPLIAAEAEHLSVFQRTANYSVPAHNQPLDPVVVDEIKRDYPRFRAANKLMGSGFGSRVPPNVETGALQVDDAERQEVLDQRWARGGLGLLGAFNDLLLFPEANEVAASYVRDKIRATVEDPATAALLEPDYAIGCKRLCVDTGYYEMFNRDNVSLVDVSKTPIDAITPDGVCVGDTVHAIDVLILATGFDAMTGAILRMDIRGREGRELREKWRAGPRAYLGLQTEGFPNLFTITGPGSPSVLTNMLPSIEQHVDFIAAGIEHLRAHGASRIEPELDAEDAWVNHVNEVAGLTILGGCNSWYLGANIPGKPRVFMPYLGFPGYVEKCESVVANNYEGFRVE